The following proteins are encoded in a genomic region of Thioclava nitratireducens:
- a CDS encoding DUF2484 family protein — translation MTVSLFLACVWALIATLIAMGPRRFHWPGAWGLIAVGVPLVGWVTYQNGPIWGLLVMAGGMSVLRWPVIFLVRALRGTRDTAE, via the coding sequence ATGACCGTCTCGCTCTTTCTCGCTTGTGTCTGGGCACTCATAGCCACGCTGATCGCGATGGGACCGCGGCGGTTTCATTGGCCGGGCGCGTGGGGGCTGATCGCGGTGGGCGTGCCGCTGGTCGGCTGGGTGACCTATCAGAACGGTCCGATCTGGGGGCTGCTGGTCATGGCGGGCGGGATGTCCGTGCTGCGCTGGCCGGTCATTTTTCTCGTCCGGGCGTTGCG